One Paenibacillus sp. FSL H7-0737 DNA segment encodes these proteins:
- a CDS encoding 2-oxoglutarate dehydrogenase E1 component, with the protein MAAKEPYNESIWSKYYGPNLGYIQERYEQFVKDPSTVENNYRELFTNSGPPPLTPDSEPAPQPRISGDTEWLRKAVRASKLIANIRIYGHMAADIDPLERDHNPMAKYLELETYELTREDLLALPATLIWENAPNDVHTGWDAVQRMRQAYTKTIAYEFGHVHEEQELKWLNRQAESTSSPAPLNNAERKELLNRLIQVEQFETFLHKTFVGQKRFSLEGNDALVPMLDEIVRAAAHDGAEHILMGMAHRGRLNVLAHILGKPYDIIFSEFHHSPNKELFPSEGSTGINYGWTGDVKYHLGADRAVREGETVRTRITLANNPSHLEFVNPVVEGFTRAAQEDRSTAGLPKIDTSKAMAVLMHGDAAFPGEGIVAETLNIGKLQGYQNGGTIHIIVNNRIGFTTESEDSRSTHYASDIAKGYEIPIIHVNADDPEACISAVRLASAYRNQFKKDFVIDLIGYRRHGHNEMDDPETTQPIVYGKVRNHPTVYKVYAERLQREKILTAEDVQKMHVETEGVLQRAYDSMKEGNHKKKEPKAFIPLHTDRSAAGTTAVPISSLQEINRELLSVPDGFQVYPKLERILQRRKDALNEGEKVDWALAESLAFATILKDGTPIRLSGQDAQRGTFAHRHLVLHDSKTGELFSPLHQLSNSRASFGVYNSPLSEASVLGFEYGYNVFAPETFVIWEAQYGDFANAGQVIFDQFIAAGRAKWTQRSNLVVMLPHGYEGQGPEHSSGRLERFLQLSAEENWTVANLTTASQYFHVLRRQAALCGQEDAKPLVIMTPKSLIRNPRSTSAGTELASGQFQPVLAEPLLGQKPGEVKRLVVCSGKVAIDIQTELEAASDKDWSWLHVLRLEQLYPFPEHELSAHLSSFTSLQEIVWVQEEPKNMGGWSYTEPRLRAIAPQNTSVRYIGRPERSSPASGYADVHSFEQRRIVSEALKANSQVQTAVPSS; encoded by the coding sequence ATGGCAGCCAAAGAGCCCTATAACGAATCCATTTGGAGTAAGTATTACGGACCCAATTTAGGCTACATTCAAGAAAGATATGAACAGTTTGTGAAAGATCCTTCCACCGTAGAGAATAATTATCGCGAGCTTTTTACAAATTCGGGTCCCCCACCCCTAACACCGGATAGCGAACCGGCTCCACAGCCTCGCATTTCGGGAGACACCGAATGGCTTAGAAAGGCAGTAAGAGCTTCCAAGCTAATCGCTAATATTCGTATATATGGCCATATGGCCGCTGATATTGATCCGCTTGAGCGCGATCACAATCCCATGGCTAAATATCTTGAACTCGAAACCTATGAGCTGACTCGTGAGGATCTGCTCGCACTACCTGCCACGCTCATTTGGGAGAATGCGCCGAATGATGTGCATACCGGATGGGATGCAGTTCAGCGTATGCGTCAGGCTTACACCAAGACAATCGCCTATGAATTCGGGCATGTGCATGAAGAACAAGAACTGAAATGGTTGAACAGACAGGCAGAATCCACAAGCTCACCAGCGCCTTTAAATAATGCAGAACGTAAAGAGCTGCTAAACCGCCTGATCCAAGTAGAGCAATTTGAAACCTTCCTTCACAAAACCTTTGTGGGTCAGAAGCGTTTCAGCTTGGAAGGCAATGACGCACTCGTACCGATGCTGGATGAAATCGTACGCGCTGCTGCGCATGACGGCGCAGAGCATATTCTGATGGGCATGGCGCATCGTGGTCGCCTCAACGTTCTTGCACATATTTTGGGCAAACCTTATGACATTATATTTTCAGAGTTTCATCATTCTCCGAACAAGGAGCTTTTCCCTTCCGAAGGCTCTACAGGCATTAACTATGGCTGGACGGGTGATGTGAAATACCATCTGGGTGCAGATCGCGCTGTCCGTGAAGGAGAAACCGTACGCACAAGAATAACACTAGCGAATAACCCAAGTCACTTGGAATTCGTCAATCCTGTCGTGGAAGGCTTCACTCGTGCTGCTCAAGAAGATCGGAGCACAGCCGGATTGCCGAAGATTGATACCAGTAAAGCTATGGCGGTACTGATGCATGGCGATGCTGCTTTTCCAGGTGAAGGGATTGTTGCAGAAACACTTAATATTGGCAAACTTCAAGGTTATCAGAATGGCGGGACGATCCATATCATTGTTAATAATCGGATCGGCTTTACGACAGAAAGTGAAGACTCCCGTTCAACGCATTATGCGAGTGACATCGCCAAAGGATATGAAATTCCAATTATCCATGTCAATGCTGATGATCCTGAGGCCTGTATATCAGCCGTTCGTTTAGCTAGTGCATATCGCAATCAATTCAAAAAGGATTTCGTTATTGATCTCATCGGCTATCGTCGTCATGGACATAACGAAATGGATGATCCTGAAACTACACAACCTATCGTGTACGGTAAGGTACGCAATCATCCAACCGTTTACAAGGTGTATGCGGAGCGGCTACAGCGTGAAAAAATTCTTACAGCTGAAGATGTACAAAAGATGCACGTTGAAACAGAAGGCGTATTGCAACGTGCGTACGATAGTATGAAGGAAGGCAATCACAAGAAAAAAGAACCAAAAGCCTTCATTCCTCTTCATACAGATCGCTCAGCGGCAGGCACTACAGCCGTACCGATCTCCAGTCTGCAAGAGATTAATCGTGAGCTACTGAGCGTACCTGATGGATTCCAAGTCTATCCGAAACTGGAGCGAATTCTGCAGCGTCGCAAGGACGCGCTGAATGAGGGTGAAAAGGTCGACTGGGCACTCGCTGAGTCCCTCGCCTTCGCAACCATCCTGAAGGATGGAACGCCAATTCGACTTAGCGGTCAGGATGCACAGCGCGGCACCTTCGCACACCGCCATCTGGTGCTGCACGACAGCAAGACAGGAGAATTATTCTCTCCGCTTCATCAGCTAAGTAATTCTCGCGCTTCCTTTGGCGTATATAACAGTCCGCTATCTGAAGCTTCTGTGCTAGGCTTTGAGTATGGTTATAATGTGTTCGCACCAGAAACCTTCGTCATCTGGGAAGCACAATATGGCGACTTCGCCAATGCAGGTCAGGTTATATTTGATCAGTTCATTGCCGCTGGACGTGCGAAATGGACGCAGCGCAGCAATCTCGTCGTCATGTTACCGCATGGCTACGAGGGACAGGGACCCGAGCATTCCAGTGGTAGATTGGAACGCTTCCTACAGTTATCCGCGGAAGAGAACTGGACCGTTGCTAACTTGACCACTGCTTCTCAATATTTCCATGTCTTGCGACGCCAAGCTGCTTTATGTGGACAGGAAGACGCTAAACCACTGGTGATTATGACACCGAAGAGTCTCATTCGTAATCCGCGCAGCACATCTGCCGGAACTGAGCTCGCCTCCGGACAATTCCAGCCTGTGTTAGCAGAGCCCCTGCTAGGCCAGAAGCCAGGTGAGGTCAAGCGTCTAGTAGTCTGCAGCGGTAAAGTAGCTATCGACATCCAAACAGAGCTAGAAGCTGCTTCAGACAAAGATTGGTCATGGCTACATGTACTGCGCCTTGAGCAACTCTATCCGTTCCCAGAACATGAACTGAGTGCTCACTTAAGCTCCTTCACATCCCTTCAGGAAATTGTCTGGGTGCAAGAAGAGCCGAAGAATATGGGCGGGTGGAGTTATACCGAACCACGGTTACGGGCCATCGCACCGCAAAACACTAGCGTGAGATATATCGGACGTCCTGAACGTTCCAGCCCTGCGAGTGGTTATGCAGATGTTCATAGCTTTGAACAGCGTAGAATTGTTTCAGAGGCCCTAAAAGCAAATTCACAAGTACAAACAGCTGTACCGTCCTCTTAA
- a CDS encoding anti-repressor SinI family protein: MDKSNQGSNREQQVIDLDVEWVHLLLAAKKAGIKADEIRRFFHEKTVQAVQ, translated from the coding sequence TTGGACAAGTCCAACCAGGGAAGCAACAGAGAACAGCAGGTCATTGATCTAGACGTTGAGTGGGTACATTTATTATTAGCAGCTAAGAAGGCTGGCATAAAGGCAGATGAAATTCGTCGATTCTTTCATGAGAAGACTGTGCAAGCCGTGCAGTAA
- a CDS encoding helix-turn-helix domain-containing protein, which yields MGQRIQHLRLEKGLSLSELADRADVAKSYLSNVERNIQSNPSIQFIEKIADALQVSIHALLYGEPNDAEESPLDSEWFRLVQEAMASGISKREFKEFLDYQKWRLDQKD from the coding sequence ATGGGCCAACGTATCCAGCATCTCCGCCTAGAAAAGGGATTGTCCCTATCTGAGCTTGCGGACAGAGCGGATGTTGCTAAGTCGTATCTTAGCAATGTGGAGAGAAACATCCAATCCAATCCTTCAATCCAGTTTATCGAAAAGATCGCCGATGCGCTTCAGGTATCCATCCACGCTTTGCTCTATGGAGAACCTAATGATGCTGAGGAGTCACCTTTAGATTCGGAATGGTTCCGATTGGTGCAGGAAGCTATGGCCTCAGGCATAAGCAAACGCGAATTCAAGGAGTTTCTGGACTACCAGAAATGGCGCCTTGATCAGAAGGATTAA
- a CDS encoding TasA family protein: MGIKKTLGLGVASAALGLSLIGGGTFAYFSDTAQSTATFAAGTLDLNSDPSVIVNIPNLKPGDTVTKSFKLKNDGSLDIGSIILNTSTQITDAKGDNYLDLAQFIKVKFLRNNDKGTVVSPEDVVYQTTLADLKSQHPDLVKNTGWDQLFTEASGIKAGTNDSFSVQFEFVENNQDQNIFQGDSITLTWDFVAKQGAKKDY, from the coding sequence ATGGGTATCAAAAAAACATTGGGTCTTGGCGTAGCATCAGCAGCACTGGGTTTATCATTGATTGGTGGAGGAACCTTCGCTTACTTTAGTGACACTGCACAAAGCACTGCTACATTTGCTGCAGGTACACTCGATTTGAACTCCGACCCTTCAGTTATCGTAAATATTCCAAACCTAAAACCAGGTGATACTGTAACCAAATCCTTCAAATTGAAAAACGATGGTTCGCTCGATATCGGATCTATTATTCTGAACACTTCCACTCAAATTACGGATGCTAAAGGTGACAACTACCTGGATTTAGCCCAATTCATTAAGGTCAAATTCCTTAGAAATAACGATAAAGGAACCGTAGTTTCTCCAGAAGATGTAGTCTATCAAACTACGCTTGCTGATTTAAAATCTCAACATCCGGATCTCGTAAAAAATACTGGTTGGGATCAACTCTTCACCGAAGCATCTGGTATTAAAGCCGGCACCAATGACAGCTTCTCCGTCCAATTCGAATTTGTGGAAAATAACCAAGATCAAAATATTTTCCAAGGCGATAGCATAACCCTGACATGGGATTTCGTAGCTAAACAAGGTGCTAAAAAAGATTACTAA
- the sipW gene encoding signal peptidase I SipW, with the protein MRIKKMINNTLSSIMLVIFILLVVAVVLSKASGGEPAFFGYQIKSVLSGSMEPGIQTGSIVALKPGGDMNRFKKGDVITFRNEENLLITHRVVEATMNNATGESMYRTKGDNNDAPDMNPTSSTNVVAEYTGVTVPYVGYAMNFAVSKAGSVMLMIVPGLMLLLYALYSSWKAVAALEKKNAAILPASPPPTEIQ; encoded by the coding sequence ATGCGGATTAAAAAAATGATCAACAATACATTATCGAGCATCATGCTTGTGATATTCATTCTGCTGGTGGTAGCCGTAGTTTTATCAAAGGCCTCCGGCGGTGAACCTGCCTTCTTCGGATACCAGATCAAATCGGTACTCTCAGGTTCGATGGAACCAGGGATTCAAACCGGATCGATTGTCGCTTTAAAACCCGGAGGAGATATGAATCGCTTCAAAAAAGGCGATGTGATCACCTTTAGAAATGAAGAAAACCTGCTCATTACTCACCGTGTTGTAGAAGCAACAATGAACAACGCTACTGGTGAATCCATGTATCGCACGAAAGGCGATAACAATGATGCGCCTGATATGAACCCTACCAGTTCCACGAATGTTGTAGCTGAGTATACCGGGGTCACCGTACCTTACGTAGGTTACGCTATGAATTTCGCAGTTTCCAAAGCTGGAAGTGTCATGCTCATGATCGTACCAGGCTTGATGCTCCTGCTCTATGCTCTGTATTCGTCATGGAAGGCTGTAGCTGCACTCGAAAAGAAAAATGCTGCTATACTGCCCGCCTCTCCACCCCCAACTGAAATACAGTAA
- a CDS encoding aldo/keto reductase — translation MLRTLPLNKRGIPASRIALGCMGFGGGWDHEPITAENVKQGHAAVDAALSIGINMFDHADIYTRGKAEKVFGQIFKERPGLREEIIIQSKCGIKLMEPGDSSNVFDFSSQHILSSVEGILSRLGTEYIDILLLHRPDPLMDPEEVASALHQLKATGKVRHFGVSNMSAAQIKMLQAYCDEPFIVNQLHMSLAKLSWVDAGISVNREPWKDITFPEGTLEHCRMENIQLQAWGPLAQGLFSGRSLEDQPENIVQTAAMVKQLADEKGTTPEAIVLSWLMTHPAAIQPVIGTVNPQRIAACADADKLELTRKEWYDLYVSSRGTRLP, via the coding sequence TTGTTGAGAACACTGCCTTTAAACAAGCGCGGTATACCAGCCAGCCGTATTGCTCTAGGTTGTATGGGATTTGGTGGGGGCTGGGATCATGAACCGATTACCGCCGAGAATGTTAAGCAAGGACATGCAGCCGTCGACGCAGCACTATCTATTGGTATCAATATGTTTGATCACGCAGATATTTATACCCGTGGTAAAGCAGAGAAGGTATTCGGTCAAATCTTTAAAGAACGCCCAGGACTCCGCGAAGAAATCATTATTCAATCGAAGTGCGGTATTAAGCTAATGGAGCCTGGAGACAGCTCTAATGTCTTTGACTTCTCAAGCCAGCATATTCTAAGCAGTGTAGAAGGAATATTGTCGCGACTAGGAACGGAGTATATTGATATTCTGCTGCTCCATCGGCCTGACCCCCTAATGGATCCAGAGGAAGTAGCTTCTGCTTTGCATCAATTAAAGGCAACAGGTAAAGTTCGTCATTTCGGCGTCTCCAATATGAGCGCAGCGCAGATCAAAATGCTGCAAGCCTATTGCGATGAACCTTTTATCGTAAACCAGCTACACATGAGCCTAGCCAAGCTCAGCTGGGTCGATGCTGGAATCAGTGTAAACCGTGAACCTTGGAAGGATATTACCTTTCCCGAAGGAACCCTTGAACATTGTCGAATGGAGAACATTCAGCTTCAAGCTTGGGGCCCACTCGCACAAGGCTTATTTAGCGGACGTTCATTAGAGGATCAACCAGAGAATATCGTCCAGACAGCTGCCATGGTTAAACAACTTGCAGATGAAAAAGGAACAACACCCGAAGCCATAGTGCTATCCTGGCTAATGACACATCCGGCAGCTATTCAGCCTGTGATTGGGACTGTGAATCCGCAGCGCATCGCTGCCTGCGCCGATGCGGACAAGCTGGAGCTTACTCGTAAAGAATGGTATGACCTATATGTTAGTTCACGTGGTACTCGTCTTCCCTAA
- a CDS encoding PadR family transcriptional regulator — MSMKLAILGLLLERNMHPYEITLVMKERSMDRITKLQLGSLYYAVDKLAQDGYIEALEVISSSDRPDKTIYGITEQGKNLFEQLILQQIKKNEPFYHPMYMALAMSRHVDQNKVEKLLEERIRETEHQVNLAYQVYEEHIPIVPRSALHLMYGTYEHTLIELKWLQRLYDDVVARKLNDIGTPLNTE, encoded by the coding sequence ATGTCGATGAAATTGGCTATTCTCGGACTATTGCTTGAACGAAATATGCACCCCTATGAAATTACACTAGTCATGAAAGAGCGCTCCATGGACCGGATTACAAAGCTCCAGCTTGGGTCTCTCTACTATGCTGTCGATAAACTTGCACAAGATGGTTATATCGAAGCTTTAGAAGTGATAAGCAGCAGTGATCGCCCAGACAAAACCATTTACGGTATTACTGAGCAAGGTAAAAATTTATTCGAGCAGTTAATTCTACAGCAAATTAAAAAGAACGAGCCCTTCTATCATCCGATGTATATGGCTCTAGCCATGTCCCGTCATGTTGATCAAAACAAGGTGGAGAAGCTGCTCGAAGAACGTATTCGTGAAACCGAACATCAGGTGAATCTGGCTTATCAGGTATATGAAGAACATATTCCTATTGTTCCTCGTTCCGCCCTTCATCTCATGTACGGCACCTATGAACACACCCTTATTGAACTAAAATGGCTACAACGTCTCTATGATGATGTTGTAGCACGCAAGTTGAATGACATTGGAACACCACTTAATACAGAGTAG
- a CDS encoding MDR family MFS transporter, protein MHTKESNLKLVVIGLLLGILMSAMDNTIVASAMGTIVSDLGGLDKIVWVTSAYMVMVMAGTPIFGKLSDMYGRKRFFMFGLIVFLIGSALCGTATSITQLSIYRAIQGIGGGALMPIAFTIVFDIFPPEKRGKLTGLFGAVFGISSVLGPLLGAYITDYVGWQWVFYINLPLGIIALFLIATSYKESISHAKQRIDWGGAFTLVGAIICLMFALELGGNQYAWDSSVILGLFAGFAVLLLAFILIERVAAEPVISFAMFSKRLFATSSVTALFYGSAFIVATIYIPIFVQGVFGGSATNSGLILMPMMIGTVVGSQTGGLLTTKTSFRNIMILSAVCFVAGVYSLSTLSPDTSRLMLNVFMALTGFGVGFSFSVLSMAAIHNFDMRQRGSATSTSTFMRSLGMTLGITIFGIIQRNNFTSSISEAFGGSEQSAAFGDPRAALTPEARAKIPPEILEKISSALSSSIAHTFMWAMIPAVLGLVFVLLMPKDRLTIPSKTAQASEGKR, encoded by the coding sequence ATGCATACTAAAGAAAGTAATCTTAAACTCGTAGTTATCGGCCTGCTGCTCGGTATTCTGATGTCCGCGATGGACAATACCATTGTAGCTTCAGCTATGGGAACCATTGTTTCCGACCTTGGCGGTCTGGACAAAATCGTATGGGTCACTTCGGCCTATATGGTCATGGTAATGGCTGGAACCCCTATCTTCGGCAAGCTCTCGGATATGTATGGACGTAAACGTTTCTTCATGTTCGGACTGATTGTATTCCTGATTGGCTCAGCACTGTGCGGTACTGCAACCAGTATTACACAACTAAGTATTTACCGGGCAATTCAAGGAATCGGCGGCGGTGCACTAATGCCTATCGCCTTCACCATCGTTTTCGACATTTTCCCTCCTGAAAAAAGAGGAAAGCTGACCGGCCTTTTCGGTGCGGTCTTCGGAATCTCCAGTGTACTCGGACCATTATTGGGTGCATATATTACCGACTATGTAGGCTGGCAATGGGTATTCTACATTAACCTGCCGCTCGGAATTATTGCACTTTTTCTGATTGCAACTTCTTACAAAGAATCGATCTCTCACGCTAAACAGCGCATCGACTGGGGCGGAGCCTTCACTCTCGTCGGCGCCATTATCTGCCTAATGTTTGCGCTAGAACTGGGAGGCAATCAATACGCTTGGGATTCCAGTGTCATTCTCGGCTTATTCGCCGGCTTCGCTGTACTCTTGCTGGCATTCATCCTCATTGAGAGAGTGGCGGCTGAACCTGTTATCTCGTTCGCGATGTTCAGTAAACGGTTGTTTGCAACAAGTAGTGTGACAGCCTTGTTCTATGGCTCTGCCTTTATCGTAGCCACCATCTACATTCCTATCTTTGTACAGGGCGTATTTGGCGGCTCCGCTACGAACTCTGGACTGATCCTCATGCCGATGATGATCGGTACGGTCGTGGGCAGTCAGACCGGTGGGCTACTTACAACCAAAACCAGTTTCCGCAACATTATGATCCTATCCGCAGTCTGTTTTGTAGCAGGCGTTTACAGTCTAAGCACTTTATCACCAGATACCTCCCGTCTCATGCTTAATGTATTCATGGCCTTAACTGGATTCGGCGTGGGCTTCTCCTTCTCCGTGCTAAGCATGGCAGCTATCCATAATTTCGATATGCGCCAACGCGGTTCGGCAACTTCAACAAGTACCTTTATGCGCTCGCTTGGGATGACGCTGGGGATTACGATCTTCGGTATTATTCAGCGTAACAACTTCACTAGCAGCATTAGCGAAGCTTTTGGCGGAAGTGAGCAGTCAGCAGCCTTCGGCGATCCACGGGCAGCCCTGACACCTGAAGCAAGAGCCAAGATTCCACCTGAAATTTTAGAGAAAATATCTAGTGCACTGTCCTCTTCAATCGCACATACCTTTATGTGGGCCATGATTCCTGCCGTCCTTGGTTTAGTCTTTGTGCTGCTTATGCCAAAAGACCGCCTCACCATTCCGAGTAAAACTGCTCAGGCGTCCGAGGGTAAAAGGTAA
- a CDS encoding metal-sensitive transcriptional regulator encodes MSHHSTDFKNGLNTRLNRIEGQIRGIKGMIERDTYCDDVLNQLAAVQAALNGVGKMLLEGHMKSCIIERIEAGEHEVIDELLITVNKLMK; translated from the coding sequence ATGAGTCATCATTCGACAGATTTCAAAAATGGTTTGAATACTCGCCTCAACCGGATTGAAGGCCAGATCCGCGGGATAAAGGGTATGATAGAGCGGGATACTTATTGTGACGATGTGCTCAACCAGCTCGCAGCGGTTCAAGCGGCACTAAACGGTGTTGGTAAGATGCTGCTGGAAGGGCATATGAAGAGTTGTATTATTGAACGAATCGAAGCCGGTGAACATGAGGTTATCGATGAGCTGCTAATTACGGTTAACAAATTAATGAAATAA
- the copZ gene encoding copper chaperone CopZ, with protein MSNATLNVEGMSCGHCVNSVEKAVGNLGATAKVDLAAKKVSVEYDENKVSLGAIKEAIEEQGYDVV; from the coding sequence ATGTCGAACGCTACATTAAACGTTGAAGGAATGTCTTGTGGTCACTGTGTCAACTCTGTAGAGAAGGCTGTAGGTAATCTTGGAGCTACTGCTAAAGTTGATCTTGCTGCTAAAAAAGTTTCCGTTGAGTATGATGAGAACAAGGTGAGCCTTGGAGCTATTAAAGAAGCTATTGAAGAGCAAGGGTATGATGTAGTTTAA
- a CDS encoding heavy metal translocating P-type ATPase, with amino-acid sequence MDKLKITASPNEQQATVQITGMTCSACAARIEKGLSRMEGVSRANVNLALEQATVGFDPSVSGLPQIEDKIRALGYDTVKETADFDISGMTCAACSARIEKVLSRTPGIAAVNVNLALETAHVEYTPGNISPREIMEKVSNIGYKATLKEDRKDHVDRRVQEIQHKKWKWIISAILSFPLLWAMAGHFSFTSWIPTPELFMNPWFQLVLATPVQFIIGWQFYVGAYKALRNGSANMDVLVVLGTSAAYFYSLYLTIDSLSMKGMNHTAPMYYETSAVLITLILVGKWFEALAKGRSSDAIKSLMGLQAKTALVIRDGKEMNISTDEVIPGDIVLVKPGTKVPVDGEVVEGSSSVDESMLTGESIPVEKKPGDTVIGATLNKNGILRIKANKVGRDTALAQIIRVVEEAQGSKAPIQRIADVISGIFVPIVVGIAMITFLVWYFWAAPGQFADALEKAIAVLVIACPCALGLATPTSIMAGSGRAAELGILFKGGEHLEGAQGIKIVVLDKTGTVTNGKPVLTDIVTTTGIAAYGKESAENRLLALTAAAEKLSEHPLAEAIVAGAADRGLILPTAEQFDNVPGRGIMAVVSDQQVRVGTRRMMEDHQLDITEWTPVMKRLEEAGKTAMLVAVDDDIAGIVAVADTIKPTSKAAVAALHAMGIEVIMITGDNKITAEAIAKQAGIRKVLAEVLPEGKAEEVRKLQRNGTKVAMVGDGINDAPALATADTGMAIGTGTDVAMEAADITLMRGDLKSIPDAIMMSRKTMSNIKQNLFWALAYNTIGIPIAALGFLAPWLAGAAMAFSSVSVVLNALRLQRVKL; translated from the coding sequence ATGGATAAGTTAAAAATAACAGCTTCACCCAATGAACAGCAAGCGACCGTACAGATTACAGGCATGACCTGTTCTGCTTGTGCAGCTCGAATTGAGAAAGGTTTGTCCCGGATGGAGGGTGTTTCTCGCGCAAATGTAAATTTAGCCTTGGAACAAGCCACTGTCGGATTCGATCCTTCTGTATCAGGGTTACCACAAATTGAAGATAAAATCCGCGCTCTTGGTTATGATACCGTCAAAGAGACCGCGGATTTTGATATATCAGGCATGACCTGCGCTGCATGCTCGGCGCGGATCGAAAAAGTGTTGAGTCGTACGCCGGGGATCGCAGCAGTGAATGTGAATTTAGCGCTGGAAACGGCACATGTAGAATATACTCCCGGTAATATTAGTCCAAGAGAGATCATGGAGAAGGTAAGCAATATCGGATATAAAGCTACTCTTAAAGAAGACCGCAAGGATCATGTGGATCGTCGTGTACAGGAAATTCAGCATAAGAAGTGGAAGTGGATCATTTCTGCTATTCTTTCTTTCCCATTGTTATGGGCGATGGCAGGTCATTTCTCATTCACAAGCTGGATTCCAACACCGGAGTTATTTATGAATCCTTGGTTTCAGCTTGTTCTGGCGACCCCCGTACAGTTTATCATCGGTTGGCAGTTCTACGTAGGCGCGTATAAAGCACTTCGTAACGGAAGTGCCAATATGGATGTGTTGGTCGTACTGGGGACATCAGCAGCGTATTTCTACAGTCTTTATCTGACGATTGATTCATTAAGTATGAAGGGAATGAATCATACCGCCCCAATGTATTATGAGACGAGTGCTGTACTCATCACGCTCATCCTCGTCGGTAAATGGTTCGAGGCGCTAGCCAAAGGACGTTCCTCTGACGCTATTAAGAGCTTAATGGGGCTTCAGGCAAAGACGGCTCTCGTGATCCGCGATGGCAAAGAAATGAATATTTCGACAGATGAAGTGATTCCCGGTGATATTGTATTGGTGAAGCCTGGAACAAAGGTGCCGGTGGATGGCGAGGTAGTAGAGGGTTCCTCTTCTGTGGACGAGTCTATGTTGACCGGAGAAAGTATTCCTGTAGAGAAAAAACCTGGAGATACCGTTATCGGTGCTACATTAAATAAGAATGGGATTTTAAGAATTAAAGCCAACAAAGTAGGAAGAGACACTGCTCTCGCTCAAATCATTAGAGTAGTGGAGGAGGCCCAAGGCTCCAAAGCGCCGATCCAGCGGATCGCGGATGTCATCTCAGGTATTTTTGTACCGATTGTTGTAGGCATTGCGATGATCACTTTCTTGGTCTGGTACTTCTGGGCAGCACCTGGTCAATTTGCCGATGCCCTTGAAAAAGCTATTGCGGTGCTCGTAATCGCTTGTCCATGTGCGTTAGGTCTTGCAACGCCGACCTCCATTATGGCGGGATCGGGCCGCGCTGCGGAGCTTGGTATTCTGTTCAAGGGTGGTGAGCATTTAGAAGGCGCACAAGGGATTAAGATCGTTGTTTTGGATAAGACAGGTACGGTTACAAATGGTAAGCCCGTGCTGACTGATATCGTGACTACCACTGGAATTGCCGCTTATGGTAAAGAAAGTGCAGAGAATCGTCTATTAGCTTTAACTGCGGCAGCCGAGAAATTATCAGAACATCCGCTTGCGGAAGCAATCGTAGCAGGAGCCGCTGACAGAGGTTTGATCTTACCCACCGCTGAACAGTTTGATAATGTACCTGGACGGGGAATTATGGCTGTTGTCTCCGATCAACAAGTTAGGGTGGGTACACGGCGTATGATGGAAGATCATCAATTGGACATCACAGAGTGGACCCCAGTCATGAAGAGACTGGAAGAGGCAGGAAAGACAGCTATGCTTGTAGCGGTGGACGATGATATTGCCGGGATTGTCGCTGTGGCGGATACGATTAAGCCAACCTCTAAAGCAGCTGTAGCTGCGCTTCATGCGATGGGCATAGAGGTCATTATGATTACAGGTGACAATAAAATCACCGCAGAAGCTATTGCGAAGCAAGCAGGTATTCGAAAAGTGTTAGCAGAGGTTCTACCCGAAGGCAAAGCGGAGGAAGTTCGTAAGCTGCAGCGGAATGGGACAAAGGTAGCTATGGTTGGGGATGGCATCAATGATGCTCCTGCACTGGCTACTGCAGATACGGGCATGGCGATTGGTACAGGGACGGATGTAGCAATGGAGGCTGCAGATATTACACTGATGCGGGGAGATCTGAAGAGCATACCCGATGCCATTATGATGAGCCGTAAAACGATGAGTAATATTAAGCAGAATTTGTTCTGGGCACTTGCATACAATACAATAGGTATACCGATTGCTGCACTCGGATTTCTGGCTCCATGGCTAGCTGGAGCTGCGATGGCATTCAGTTCTGTGTCCGTCGTCTTGAATGCACTTCGTTTGCAGCGGGTAAAGCTTTAA